A portion of the Cololabis saira isolate AMF1-May2022 chromosome 17, fColSai1.1, whole genome shotgun sequence genome contains these proteins:
- the LOC133463546 gene encoding BLOC-2 complex member HPS6: MFVLEELSDFGDYLGEQQLLETLSDTNSLNNVRVSPDGRHVHIILRKPQVGLMTFDKYERPQLAQNQKRLDLCLKAAVPIVDIVYLDPCCNKNSTRAAAVVVVVIYENGKAEFWKFQAGWHLLQMSDLCNSPRARVVSVGACSNLIIWCEERPPSESSALSSTRNKLRFCVCRRDFELEEGAVILGGVKITLHNNPKFTVISSGEYVHFLPDLKLKPLIISKFFLSWSPHHDSLTVSTTCKNTPIKKHSAKESDFKRLVTDCLGYLSALESPEIHNVSPTGCGGLLLLLNTGWLCLLQKDGMLRQVYKLAENCVVEYGTHTSLCVYQNTVALVVAQTLHLIELSSGRELERMTLKREGLLYAIQAERQTPHLLSEMGLFRLVNKDTDSRDCNTKMRPLGTVNPGALLVEAVFEEACKYYQQRSLSSTQLTVDTLKKGGRFQAPISLASILRDYLSTGERRKGTELSQNGGGQCMVGQDKLMGSLQAELRALVSLEEVKGSLVRGGVKEVEALCETLVEKEVVRLLSSSELDKEGLLYLNSIFSIFPCQAWRAAQAALQLHYNGEGSLTSRASPDVWKTVLSPPNPGTAAASLAFTKGQAKHNHSRRARPAAHTSQTALPVFELLCQSVFHFQSSWLPRFLELAQQQQGSAGLGLSLAGFSGGRGGEGGENNVPLYKRALGIVSSLHPDRNQHQDLEVELLLVSGRPNAILQALRILMGKQQWERVTQVAQRFCKQSPLLNKEIFTTLLFEVAQHRDLDPYLDVLWALCPEDFTVTTILNLVLKNLPSPNTPSHSDPFSMSCPTSSSPAPFAESHSSQLTIGLLKPLLRKILQRETKPSQRYADILQSPSYPPPALPRQPTEQPCPVTDPSTDSGLSGSITPALSAESPEQQLAMQTAVKRARAPIPANPVGLS; this comes from the coding sequence ATGTTCGTGTTGGAGGAGCTGTCAGATTTCGGGGACTACCTGGGCGAGCAGCAGCTTCTGGAAACGCTCAGCGACACAAACAGCCTGAACAATGTTCGCGTCAGCCCGGACGGACGGCACGTCCACATCATCCTCCGCAAGCCTCAGGTCGGTCTTATGACTTTTGACAAGTATGAAAGACCCCagctggcccagaaccagaagagGCTGGATCTGTGTCTGAAAGCAGCTGTTCCCATCGTGGACATCGTTTATTTGGACCCATGTTGTAACAAGAACAGCACAAGGGCGGCTGCAGTGGTTGTTGTGGTGATTTATGAGAATGGCAAAGCAGAGTTTTGGAAGTTCCAGGCCGGCTGGCATCTCCTGCAGATGTCGGACTTGTGCAACAGCCCCCGGGCCAGAGTGGTGTCGGTGGGTGCCTGCTCCAACCTCATCATCTGGTGTGAGGAGCGACCCCCCTCGGAGAGCTCTGCCCTCAGCTCCACCAGGAACAAGCTGAGGTTCTGTGTCTGCAGACGAGACTTTGAGCTGGAGGAGGGAGCTGTCATCCTGGGAGGGGTGAAAATAACCCTTCACAACAATCCCAAGTTCACCGTGATCAGCTCGGGGGAATATGTGCATTTTCTTCctgatttgaaactgaaaccgCTGATTATCTCCAAGTTTTTCCTCTCCTGGTCCCCTCACCACGACTCCTTGACGGTCAGCACCACGTGTAAAAACACCCCCATTAAGAAGCATTCAGCCAAAGAATCTGACTTTAAGAGGCTGGTCACTGATTGTTTGGGGTATTTATCTGCTCTTGAGTCGCCTGAGATCCATAACGTGTCTCCGACGGGCTGTGGCGGCCTGCTCCTGCTGCTCAACACGGGCTGGCTGTGTCTCCTGCAGAAAGACGGGATGCTGCGGCAGGTGTACAAACTGGCAGAAAACTGCGTGGTGGAATACGGCACTCACACGAGCCTTTGTGTGTACCAGAACACTGTGGCACTGGTCGTAGCACAAACTTTACACCTCATAGAGTTGAGCTCTGGGAGAGAACTGGAAAGAATGACGTTGAAAAGAGAGGGGTTGTTATATGCCATCCAAGCTGAGAGACAGACTCCACATCTGCTCTCAGAAATGGGACTTTTTAGGTTGGTGAACAAAGACACAGACTCCAGGGACTGCAACACTAAGATGAGACCTCTTGGGACTGTAAATCCCGGAGCCCTGCTGGTGGAAGCTGTTTTTGAGGAGGCTTGTAAATACTACCAGCAGAGGAGCCTGAGCAGCACCCAGCTTACTGTGGACACGTTAAAGAAAGGAGGTCGATTTCAGGCTCCTATTTCTCTAGCCTCCATCCTCAGGGACTATCTCAGCACAGGTGAGAGGAGGAAAGGCACAGAGCTGTCGCAGAACGGAGGCGGACAGTGCATGGTGGGACAGGACAAGCTGATGGGCTCTCTTCAGGCCGAGCTCCGGGCTCTGGTCTCTCTGGAGGAGGTGAAGGGGAGTTTAGTGAGGGGGGGCGTTAAAGAGGTGGAGGCACTGTGTGAGACTCTGGTGGAGAAAGAAGTAGTGAGGCTGCTGTCGTCCTCCGAGCTGGATAAAGAAGGTCTGCTCTACCTGAACTCAATCTTCAGCATTTTCCCCTGCCAGGCGTGGAGGGCTGCTCAGGCTGCACTACAACTACACTACAACGGTGAGGGATCGCTGACCAGCAGGGCGTCCCCAGATGTGTGGAAAACCGTCCTCAGTCCTCCAAACCCCGGcaccgctgctgcttccctggCGTTTACAAAGGGGCAGGCGAAACACAACCACAGCCGGAGAGCCAGACCTGCAGCTCACACCTCTCAAACAGCTTTGCCAGTATTTGAGCTCCTCTGCCAATCGGTTTTCCACTTCCAGTCCAGCTGGCTGCCCCGGTTCCTGGAActggcccagcagcagcagggctctGCGGGGTTGGGACTGAGTCTGGCGGGCTTTTCTGGTGGGCGAGGAGGGGAGGGCGGCGAGAACAACGTGCCTCTCTATAAGCGAGCGCTGGGCATCGTGTCCAGCTTACACCCGGACAGGAACCAGCACCAGGACCTggaggtggagctgctgctcgTCAGCGGGCGACCCAACGCCATCCTGCAGGCCCTGAGGATCCTCATGGGCAAGCAGCAGTGGGAGCGGGTCACGCAGGTGGCCCAACGCTTCTGTAAACAGAGCCCACTGCTCAACAAGGAGATTTTCACCACTCTGCTTTTCGAGGTGGCTCAACACCGAGATCTGGATCCCTACCTGGACGTGCTGTGGGCGTTATGCCCCGAGgacttcaccgtcaccaccatCCTCAACCTGGTGCTTAAAAACCTCCCCTCTCCTAACACTCCCTCCCACTCTGATCCCTTCTCCATGTCCTGCCCAACTTCCTCATCCCCTGCTCCTTTTGCAGAGTCTCACAGCAGCCAGCTGACCATAGGGCTGTTGAAGCCTCTGCTTCGAAAGATTCTTCAGAGGGAGACCAAGCCCAGCCAGCGTTACGCTGACATTCTCCAGTCCCCGTCGTACCCTCCTCCCGCTCTTCCTCGTCAGCCCACAGAGCAGCCCTGCCCCGTCACAGATCCCAGCACAGACTCAGGCCTGAGTGGAAGCATCACCCCGGCTCTTAGTGCAGAGTCACCAGAGCAGCAGCTGGCCATGCAGACAGCTGTCAAAAGGGCCAGAGCGCCGATACCTGCAAACCCAGTCGGACTTTCATAA